The nucleotide sequence tggcAATAGATGTTTGAGACAAAACACAGACTGCAGACTAAATATAGGCATTAAACTAAAGTTTGCACAAGTTATATGCATCccacataaatatgtaattaatgGTTTGCTATAAACAGATCTGACACAGGAGGATATAAAATCTTTAGAACAGCCACTCTGGGTGCTAGCATTGGTCAAGATATCAAATCTGAGTTTTTATCAGAAGCACAATGGCATAGGATTTACACAAACTATAGTTTACTGGTCCTCATCATCTATGTTTGGTCTCTTTTTGTATCTGTTTAGTTTACATCTgctacaaagcaaagaaaaagagaataggcTGTACTCAAACATTCAATACTATCCTCAACTTCAACTGGAATGATTCACATTTTTATAAACATCCACTTGAAAGGGCTAATGTTGCAAAATCATTTACCTTTTTATGTTTCCAATACTTAACATTATCAAACAGAAAATATGTAATTACAAACTGTGAACACACAAAGCATGAATATATGGATAGCAACACAAACACTGGATACTAATCAGTCAACTTCTAGCTTCAGAAAAGGGGCATGACTTTTAAGCAGATATGAAATAAGGCGCCTATAGTTACTCTATGCTTACGTGTCACACacaatttatcatcattaacattatcatcataaagtgGTAAATATGAATAACTTGAACAGCTTAATTTTAATTAAACAGATTTGTGTTTAAAATAGTTACAAtctgaattaaatatataattacatgaagAATATAAGAGCTTCCATTCTACATTTGTttatgaaataaaacaatgacatatttaaaaaataacttgCCTTTCTTTTGCTAAGTGTAAAAACTTCTTCAGATCACACTTGGAAAAGCCTCCGATGGGGTTGATGTCAGCTGAACTGCAATCATATTTGGTCATGTATCCACGAAGAGCTTCATCCACATTGGCAGATCCAAGCACTAGGAGGCCACCTTGACGTCCTCGTACCCACAACATCaactgaaaagtttttttttttttttttccaaatcaaaGTACAGGGTACCCAGTGTAATCATTTTTACAAATTTTGGAAACACTTAAGACAAAACAGAATGTCTAGTTCATCTTAGCATCAAATTGTGATTTTCTTACTTCTAGTTCTTAAATTCTCACCTGTGCAAATAGGTATGCGAGGACCATGCGAAGACGAGCCTGAACATTTTGCAGAGCTAGGTTTTCCCTCACTGTCCCACCACGCACTTTGAATTTGGGGATATGCCCTGTTGCAGCACTAAATATTCCCAGTGCAGCAGAAACCATACTATCGATTCCAATAGGAATATGGTAGCTGTGGAGAAGAAATTATGGTTATCTTTTGCCAAAAGAAAAGCAATAGGCCTACAGAGAGAGGCTTAGAACAAAATTTCTTGTAATTATACACCCAAGTTGTGGCAAAACTAACATATTCTGCATATGCACAGCAGAAGTTATTACATGTTGCTTCATCAAAAAGGCTTACAATGATTGCATAACACACTAATTACGACATGGATCCACACCTTCCTATTTGCTGAGACAGCAGCTTTGCACGAGCCTTTGTTTCATTGGATGAATTCTCTGTGGCCATGTAAACCGTGTGAAAGAGTCTACCACACAGCTCCCGAGGATCTCGAGGAACATAATCTGCTTGTGACACTATGCGCCGCACATCCTCCAAAACCTGAGAGTAAATACACATTTCCAACCATTAGGTAAGAAAGCATTAtagtagtatacatatacacagcattGGCATATTTTTCCTTCACCAAAACATGTAATCATCTTTCATTCTGAGGAATTTGAGtttaaaaagatacaaaaatgtaataaatCATGTGACAAACCATGTTCCCTATGTAAGTTATTATCCTGCCTAAATACTAAATTATGTGAAGATAATTAAAAATAGAAACTTTCTTTCCCTTGATAAATAGGATGAATtaaaaatatctacatatctatataaaaaacaacaactaaatttTCTATTTTGAACTGACTCTGCAGAGGATAAGATTACATTGTATGATACATGTCAAAATAATTCTTACCTACCATCTACATTACACATTACAATatcttgataattatgataactgcaACAGAATTAGCTAAATCAGTATTCAAATTCCGGTGCTTGTCTGACTTCCTAATATTAGGTGTTTCTTCTTACCAAATCTTTCAAGCAAACAGCAAAACAGAGGATTGCAATGTACCTTCTCTTCCCCACTTGCAACAGCCTTTACCACTAAGTTGCACATTGAATATACAATCGTGGCAGTGGATGACGAATCGACCCCCCCAGACAGTGGCAAGAGGAATCCACCTTGACCAGAACGACGCAGGTAATCCCACAACCAACAGGCTGGCCCATAGAGGATCTCTTCCTCGGGGGTTGGGAGTTTATACTCAAGAGGCGAGCATATTGGCaggaatatatcatcatcattggagaGAGCAAAGTTGACCTGAAGAACAGCGAAAAAAGGGTATTAAATATGTATGATGAGTACTTTCATGCATACCTTTGCAAGGCCAATAAAAATGCAATTTCTTTTAATAGGCAGAAATGATTCTTCTATAAAGATAGGATTTCATATCAGTAAGctaatacataaaaaagtaagGGTTAATCAGCAACAaataatctataattattccacaGCACCTGTACACGTGGATAAGCCTGACTCTGAGAAGCATGTAGGCACCGACTGCGTATCAGAGAGCGATAACAACGGATTGATTCCAAGTCAACTGTGGCAGTGATTATTTCAACCTCAGACAGACTGTATGGAGTTGTACGAGCAATGATTGACCCATTGAGACCAATCATGGAAATTCCAGGGAAGTATACTCTATCTCCTGGAATATACAATGTGTTATGTGTAAATTGCAGGAGCAACACAATCATGCAAATACAAGCAATcagacaaataaaatatatacaagacAAACACATGGTCATGCAGGTTTAGTACAGCATTATGATCTTGTCTACTTGCCATCACATCCTCTCAGATTGGCAAACACATAACAGCCTCCACTTCTAGCTGTTGCAGATTTGATAAGGTCCTGAGACACATGGCTCTTGCGAATTTCTGTGTAGGAGCCAGAGCCATTCACAATGATCTCTATTCCATCCAAAGCCATGGGAATGTGGCAACTGTGGAAAAGTCCTTTGGTCATTTATAAATGTAGAAGTATTAACTGCATactctgtattatatatgtttgaatcATGCTTTTTACATAAAATTTAAAGATATCTTTAATTTCACTGAATCATATTTTGATTGATATATCTTGCCTGAACTTCCAATATTCTTTAAAGAGATACTcagcaaaaagaaaacatattcaGAATTTACTCTGATATTGGTTTGATATAACAAAGGCAAACCTTTCTGGGTTCCATAATTCTTCACATATTTCATAGCCTATACAGGTGTCTCTGGTAGCTATAACGGCATCTCCAAAGGGGACTGTAATCTGACCCGTGATCTTACAGATCATTCGAGGTAGATAGTGGTCCTCTACTTGACGAATCTGAGGGGATAATCAACACTTAGAAGGCATTTCCATAAAGGAGTCAACATTTCATTAAGAATTACATGTAGAGAAATAACAGCCAGCACACCCTTAATGTCACTACTACCAATTTCCTTATTCAATAAATGTTCTAAATAGCTACCTTTCTCCATGCTGTGAAATATCTGGTCTCCCTGTAGTTGCCATCATCACATAGTATCTGCTTTGGACGGATCAATAAAATTTTCCTGCAGGTACAACAAAAAGTATATCTTTTATGCTTGAAATGGGTAAGGTTGTTCATAAATTATGGACTGTATCACTTATTGCAAGAAGCAGAAGctcaaaaaactaaaactaaaaaaaaaaaaagtaatgaaatttcTAATACCTGTTTAGGAAAACCAATCTGCAGTTATATGTGACATTTTTGTGCATGACTGGAAGGCCAACATCAATCATGATATCAGTGCATGACGGATGTTGAAGTAATTCTGCCACAACTTCCCATGAATGTAACATCGTGTCactttcataataatgatcagcACAGCTGTAACCACtagaaaaacagatatatatatatatacatataaatttaaataaaaataatactcggAGCTAGAAGCAATCTCAGATATATCAACATGTGTATCTGTATTAATCACACACAAATTTTCTATccattatacatttataataataatatacttaaAACATAACAAAGCATCTGATTATAATATACCAACAAACGCTTGAACAATCTTACGTTATTTCAAGCTCAGGACCACTTCTGTAGGTTGCTCCTGCGGTTTTGGCTTGAATGATAGAGTCCAAGATTCTGTCCATGTTGCCCTGGAAGTCCATCGCCCACTGATTCAGCGAGCAAGTCGCCACCAATACTTTGCGACCCATCTTGCCTCAGTCTGCAAATGCAAATCAGATTTCCATTtctaattacgaaaaaaaaattaataaccaATTTTATATGTCCTTTTTATGGCCAACAAGAGCATCTTacaatgtatatttgaatatttctATCCCTACATAAATACCTTATTCTTTatctctaacatatatatatatatatatatatatatatatatatcatatataatacttatatataatatatatatgatatatatatgtatataatatatatacatagatatacatatatatacatatatatacatatatatacatatatacagagacagagagacagagagacagagagacagagagacagagagagacagagagacagagagagagagagagaaagagagagagagaaagagagagagagagagagagagacagagagagagagagagaagagagagagagaaagagagagagagagagagagagagagagagagagagagagagagagagagagagagagagagagagagagagagagagagagagagagagacacacacacacacacacacacacacacacacacacacacacacacacacacacacacacacacacacacacacacacatttctatatcacAGTGCAGCCACTGATTAAACATGTAGTCTTAATAAATGAACTCCATGATCCCATGCAAGGAActgttgcaaaaggcatcaagataacACTCTAAACTGCAGGATAGAGACCAGGTTTTGCTGCCATATACCAAACCTGGCAACATTAGGGCCAACACATGGCCTGACCCTTCTGCATAGGTATCTCCCAATATGTTGTTAAGGAAGTTGACTTGCAACTAGGCTAAAAACATctgctgacttcctggtctgacagcttgGAATCATGAACAGCACTACCAGGATATGTACAACtgagtaatttaaaaaaaagaaaaacaaatctggtTCCAAGAGACCTCTGGACCCAAGAGCTTTACCTCACTGCTAAATGTATGAAGAGTTGTCACTAGGGTCTCCAGACGCTTAGATAAGATTGTAACATCATAATCAAAGCCAGGGTCAATAACCTTAATATCATTGTGTTCCATGTAATGGCTCtgaatgtgtgttggtgtgtgtgtgtgtgtgtgtgtgtgtgtgtgtgtgtgtgtgtgtgtgtgtgtgtgtgtgtgtgtgtgtgtgtgtgtgtgtgtgtgtgtgtttgtgtgtttgtgtgtttgtgtgtttgtttgttttgtttgtgtgtgtgcgtgtgtatgtgtgtatgtgtgtatttgtgttgtgtgtgtgtgtgtgtgtgtgtgtgtgtgtgtgtgtgtgtgtgtgtgtgtgtgtgtgtgtgtgtgtgtgtgtgtgtgtgtttagtgtgtatttgtgttgtgtatgtgtgtgtgtgtgtgtgtgtgtgtgtgtgtgtgtgtgtgtgtgtgtgtgtgtgtgtgtgtgtgtgtgtgtgtgtgtgtgtgtgtgtgcacatgtgtatgcacgtgtgtgcgtgtgagtgtgtgtgtgcacatgtgtgcgtgtgagtgtgtgtgcacgtgtgtgcatgtgagtgtgtgtgcacgtgtgtgcgtgtgcgtgtgtgtgtgtgtgtgtgtgtgtgcgtgcgtgtatatagcATATAGCATATAGCATATAGCATATAGCATAGAGCATATAGCATATAGCATAAAGCATATAGCATATAGCATCTAGCATATAGCATCTAGCATCTAGCATCTAGCATTAGCATACAGCATACAGCATACAGCATATGGCATATGGCACATAGcatagtgtgtttatatttacatatataaatatatataaatatatataaatatatataaatatatataaatatatatgaatatatatatagataaatatatatacatatatatatatacatacatatatatataacaaatatatatatatatatcaaatatatatatatatatcaaatatatatatatatatcaaatatatatatatatatatatatatcaaatatatatatatatatatatatcaaatatatatatatatatatcaaatatatatatatatatatatcaaatatatatatatatatatatatcaaatatatatatatatatatatatatatagtatatagtatatagtatatagtatatagtatatagtatatagaatatagaatatagaatatagaatatagaatatagaatatagaatatagaatatagaatatagtatatagtatatagtatatagtatatagtatatagtatacagtatacagtatacagtatacagtatacagtatacagtatatagtataaagtatattgtatacattaaacattaaacattaaacattatacagtacacagtatacagtatacagtatacagtatgcAGTATACAGTATGCAGTATGCAGTATGCAGTATGCAGTATGCAGTATGCAGTATGCAGTATGCAGTATGCAGTATGCAGTATGCAGTAGCAGTATGCAGTACATAGTATGTAGCATATAGCAATAGCATACAGCATATGGCATATggaatatagcatatatatgtgtgtgtgtgtgtgtgtgtgtgtgtgtgtgtgtgtgtgtgtgtgtgtgtgtgtgtgtgtgtgtttgggtgtgggtgtgggtgtgggtgtgggtgtgggtgtgggtgtgggtgtgggtgtgggtgtgggtgtgggtgtgcgtgtgcgtgtgcgtgtgggtgtgggtgtgggtgtgggtgtgggtgtgtgtgtgcgtgtacgtgtgcgtgtgcatgtgtgtgtgcgtgtgcatgtgtgtgtgcgtgtgcatgtgcgtgtgtgcgtgtgcatgtgcgtgtgtgcatgtgcatgcgtgggtgtggatgagggtttgggtgtgtgtataggagggggggggtgagtgtgagcgtgtgcgtgtgcgtgtgcgtgtgcgtgtgcgtgtgcgtgtgcatgtgcgtgtgcgggtgcgtgtcgtgtgcgtgtgcgtgtgcgtgtgcgtgtgcgtgtgcgtgtgcatgtgcatgtgcatgtgcatgttcatgtgcatgttcatgtgcgtgtgcatgtgcgtgcgtgtgtgtgctttactGAAAACTACACCTAAATACAAAAtctttgacaatatatatatgataataacattaatactactgTACTACAAAGTAAATGGCAGTTGCCCTTTACCAATCAGTCTAAATCATGGGATCCTTTCTTGCTTTAAAAGAATTTAGtatttgtatacaatatacagCACAATTTTGACAGTGCTGCCTGCAACCAAAATGTAATTAACACCCTTgacatacaaaatatattcagtaagatttaaaaaagaataaGCAGATAAATTTCTCACAAATGGAAAGTACCACTATTAGTTTCAAAAATGTATATCACAACAATAATACccataatattattaaataatacttcaaacatttttaataaaaaaatcataaactacATCACCATTTTCCCCCAAAgagtcaaaataaaacaaaataccaatACTTTCCCGGATTACATAACGGCCGATAAATGCCGAgtcacacataaaaagaaaacctCAAAAGGGGTACACACTGGAACATCAAATACCTCCAGGCAATCCAGTagagttcatgtgtgtgtgtgggcttcccCAACGCCCACAAACAGGTAAAATTCTGCGGTGAACAATGAGTTTCTCTCAAAACAATAGCCCGCTTATATCCATACTCAAGATTGCTAACTAGATACCTTCTAAATAATGTGTTTTACCTGCGTTTATCCGTCATACAAGAGAAGTAAAGCGGGGAGGAGCCATCACACACCGACTTATCTCGTGTCCGCAGCGGGTCTACGGCAACGGTTGCTAGGGAATCAAGGTCGTTGCTAGGGACGCTACCTGGACTTTCTTCAATTCTTTTTTGGAAGGCAGTGATAAATGAATTGCGTATTATGTAAAAACCGAGATGAGAATTGTAAGTATAGACTGAACTACTTCTCATGTACGGACAAAAATCATAATTGTAAGCAAAGACTGAATTACGTATCATACTAGATCCGAATTATTAGTAAAGACAGGGCATTCATTAAGGTGACGCAGAATTACGGTAACAAAATCATGCACCTGTAAAGATACTtagatatatctgtatttctatagtgtttgtcacacacacacacacacacatgcatgtgtgtgtatatgtatgtatacatgtatgtatatatgtatgtatatatgtatgtatatgtatatatatatatatatatatatatatatatatatatatatgtgtgtgtgtgtgtgtgtgtgtgtgtgtgtgtgtgtgtgtatagatatatgtatatatatatatatatttacacacatacacacacacacacacatacacacacacacacacacatatatatatatatatatatatatatatatatgtttgtgtgtgtgtgtatgtatatatatgtatatatatgtgtatatatatatcaagtatatatggacacacatatgaatgtgtatgtatgtgtatatatgtaaaaataaatatacaaataaacacacacacacacacacagatatatatatatatatatatatatatatatatatatatgtatatatatatgtatatatacatatatatgtatatatatatatacatatatatataatacacacacacacacacacacacaaacacacacacacacacacacacacacacacacacacacacacacacacacacacacacacacacacacacacacacacacacacacattgcatatatatatatatatatatatatatatatatatatatacatatacacatttataaatatatatatatgtatatatatacatatatatatatattgatatagatatatatgtctaatactcacataaccacacatatttatatttatatataaatatatatatacacatctatctatacatatatatatatatatatatatatatatatatatatatatatatataaacatacacatatatacatctatttaataacaagtatatatacacacaaatatagattttatgtatatatatatatatatttatatatatatatatttatatatattatgtacatatgtatatattatgtacatatgtatgtatgtgtatatatacatatgtatatatttggatatgcatacatatttataaataatatatgcatatatatatacatatatatatatatatatatatatatatataaacatacatacatatatatataaatacatatatgcatatctttaactatttctatttatctatatatctatatacatatatatacatatctatatatacatattttatacagataaataaatacacacacacacacacacacacacacacacacacacacacacacacacacacacacacacacacacacacacacacacacacacacacacaaacacatatatatatacatatatatatacatatatatatataaaaatgtaaatgaatgtgtatatacatttataaatacatatatgatatatatagatatatatatacatacatatatacatatatatatatatatatatatatatatatatatatatgtgtgtgtgtgtgtgtgtgtgtgtgtgtgtgtgtgtgtgtgtgtgtgtgcttgtgtgtgtatgataaataaataaataaaaatatatatatgtatatatatttatgtatatgtgtatatacatatatgcatacatatatatatacatatatatatatatatatacatatacataaacacatatataaatatatatatatacatatatttattatgtatatatttatgaatgtatacatgtgtgcatatatgtatatatatatatatatatatatatatatatatatatatatatgtgtatatatatgtatatatatatatatatatatatatatatatatgtgtgtgtgtgtgtgtgtgtgtgtgtgtgtgtgtgtgtgtgcgtgtgtgtgtgtgtattggtgtgtatgtatatatatatatatatatatatatatatatatatatatatatatacacatattcacacataactacacacacacacacacacacacacacacacacacacacacacacacacacacacacacacagatatatatatatatatatatatatatatatatattgtgacaaatgtatgaaaatgtatgaatgggaatgattaTCTTCACTCACTGAGTCATATACTTTTATGCCTGTCTCAAGTCCTGTCATGTGTCAGTCAAATGTGATGTGGTGTATCAATGAAATATCCATTGCTTATCCTGTGGCTGGTTCACATTTAAATAACATGTGATCAGCATGGTATCTCTTCTCTATATTTAGTATTTTCATTGCAAAAGTAGTTAACATGATTCACTAATCCATTAGTAACTACATATTTTATTCACATCCATGATAATTATAAGTTTAGGAATATAACCCATTTCATACACTTTCATTTCATCAACATTTAACACCTTACTTAAAACCTTATACTAGTAACCATGttgtattttaatatttttgtcagTATTACACTCTTGAAACAAATGTTTTTATTGCatcattttttgtttacatttatttgATTTCAAAAGTCTGCAATATGAATAACAAGAGCTATATTTTGGTGAAAGTTcccaacatataaaaaaatatatattctgaatTATTAATTAGGCCAAAGAAAGTTAACAAACTGTAAAATGtagttctctccttctttactctCCATTTCATGGTCAATAAAACTCAAAAAGACCCTTATCACTTTATTACAACACTGTAATAGCACATAACAACAACTATATTATTCAAGTATGACTGTTCACATGAATATACTATAACAATGGTTCTAACTTGGGATACATGCAGCTCTTGTAGGTGTGTAGGCAAGGCCTATCAAGGGGTCTTAAATAATggctttgtgctttttttttatcaccattttaCA is from Penaeus chinensis breed Huanghai No. 1 chromosome 36, ASM1920278v2, whole genome shotgun sequence and encodes:
- the LOC125044676 gene encoding glutamine-dependent NAD(+) synthetase-like — encoded protein: MGRKVLVATCSLNQWAMDFQGNMDRILDSIIQAKTAGATYRSGPELEITGYSCADHYYESDTMLHSWEVVAELLQHPSCTDIMIDVGLPVMHKNVTYNCRLVFLNRKILLIRPKQILCDDGNYRETRYFTAWRKIRQVEDHYLPRMICKITGQITVPFGDAVIATRDTCIGYEICEELWNPESCHIPMALDGIEIIVNGSGSYTEIRKSHVSQDLIKSATARSGGCYVFANLRGCDGDRVYFPGISMIGLNGSIIARTTPYSLSEVEIITATVDLESIRCYRSLIRSRCLHASQSQAYPRVQVNFALSNDDDIFLPICSPLEYKLPTPEEEILYGPACWLWDYLRRSGQGGFLLPLSGGVDSSSTATIVYSMCNLVVKAVASGEEKVLEDVRRIVSQADYVPRDPRELCGRLFHTVYMATENSSNETKARAKLLSQQIGSYHIPIGIDSMVSAALGIFSAATGHIPKFKVRGGTVRENLALQNVQARLRMVLAYLFAQLMLWVRGRQGGLLVLGSANVDEALRGYMTKYDCSSADINPIGGFSKCDLKKFLHLAKERLNLPVLGEILGAPPTAELEPLQEGKLAQTDEADMGMTYDELSLYGKLRKVECCGPYSMFGKLVHLWSDQCTPKEVSEKVKVFFRFYSVNRHKMTVLTPAYHAETYSPDDHRFDHRQFLYNYRWLWQFRAIDRAVMSHTAEGLKSQQSQ